In the genome of Molothrus aeneus isolate 106 chromosome 5, BPBGC_Maene_1.0, whole genome shotgun sequence, one region contains:
- the BAIAP2L2 gene encoding BAR/IMD domain-containing adapter protein 2-like 2 codes for MDLSYRSTISIYKSILEQFNPALENLVYLGNNYLRAFHALSKAAEVYFKAIEKIGEQALQSSTSHMLGEILMQMSDTQRLLSSDLEVVAQTFHVDLLQHMEKNSKMDVQFISESQKQYELEYQRRATNLDNCMAELWRMERARDKNAREMKENVMRLRSEMQAFVSESQREAELEEKRRYRFLAEKHQLLYNTLLQFYSRARGMIQSKAPRWKEQLEASRNPSNSHSQGLLSASHSQSYPPGRLTPTHLEMPQRPLGDFASSMTGSRSSIFSPDPPEMRMSPQPESPRRPMRRTPSAASLLPTGRTSRSGSFGEASGGSEGRKRSGGTTRVQAIVPHTTGANRTLLRFEPGDVIAVLRPEAQNGWLYGKLEGSSTCGWFPEAYVKPLENTREMEEPDTRSFLLRSSHSMDDILDRPSTPSSSSYWPAAAQPSVPTPPPLSVGASSHQSGVVTPVTSGSKKSGVFDQPPELFPRGTNPFATVKLRPTVTNDRSAPIIR; via the exons ATGGATCTGTCCTACAGATCCACCATCTCCATCTATAAG AGTATCCTGGAGCAGTTCAACCCTGCGCTGGAGAACCTGGTGTACCTGGGCAACAACTACCTGCGTGCCTTCCACG cACTATCCAAAGCAGCTGAAGTGTATTTTAAGGCAATTGAGAAGATTGGGGAGCAAGCACTGCAGAGTTCCACCTCACACATGCTAG GTGAAATTCTGATGCAGATGTCTGACACGCAGAGACTACTGAGCTCTGATTTGGAAGTTGTG GCTCAGACCTTCCACGTGGacctgctgcagcacatggaGAAGAACAGCAAAATGGATGTGCAGTTTATCAGT gagagcCAGAAGCAGTATGAGCTGGAGTACCAGCGAAGAGCCACCAACCTGGATAACtgcatggcagagctgtggagaATGGAGAGGGCTCGTGACAAAAATGCCCGGGAGATGAAG GAGAACGTGATGCGGTTGCGCTCGGAGATGCAGGCGTTCGTCTCTGAGAGCCAGAGGGAGGCGGAGCTGGAGGAGAAACGCCGCTACCGCTTCCTGGCTGAAAAGCACCAGCTGCTCTACAACACTCTCCTCCAGTTCTACAGCAGG GCTCGGGGCATGATCCAGAGCAAGGCACCACggtggaaggagcagctggaagccagCCGTAACCCCTCAAACAGCCactcccaggggctgctctcagcctccCACAGCCAGAGCTACCCACCAGGACGGCTCACACCCACCCACCTCGAGATG CCCCAGAGACCTCTTGGGGACTTTGCTTCTTCTATGACTGGGAGTAGATCCAGCATCTTCTCTCCAGACCCTCCAGAAATGAGAATGTCTCCTCAGCCAGAGTCTCCCAGGCGGCCAATGCGGAGGACACCGTCAGCAGCCA GTTTGCTGCCCACGGGCCGCACATCCCGTTCCGGTTCCTTTGGCGAGGCCAGCGGTGGCAGCGAGGGCAGGAAGAGGAGTGGTGGCACCACGAGGGTCCAGGCCATCGTGCCCCACACGACGGGGGCCAACCGGACCCTGCTGCGGTTCGAGCCCGGGGATGTCATCGCGGTGCTGAGGCCAGAGGCGCAGAATGGCTGGCTCTACGGCAAGCTGGAGGGCTCATCCAC GTGTGGCTGGTTCCCTGAAGCTTATGTCAAGCCTTTGGAGAATACAAGGGAGATGGAGGAGCCAGACACCAG GTCCTTCCTGCTGCGAAGCAGTCACAgcatggatgacatcctggaCCGTCCCAGCACTCCATCCTCCAGCAGTTACTggcctgctgctgcccagcccagtgTGCCCACCCCACCTCCCCTCTCAGTGGGTGCCAGCAGCCACCAGAGCGGGGTGGTCACCCCAGTCACTTCTGGCTCCAAG AAATCAGGAGTATTTGACCAGCCTCCTGAACTCTTCCCACG AGGTACCAACCCCTTTGCCACAGTCAAGCTGCGCCCCACAGTGACCAATGACCGCTCGGCACCCATCATCCGGTGA
- the SLC16A8 gene encoding monocarboxylate transporter 3 — MGRPDPEEGQLPAPVKPPDGGWGWIVLLGCFVITGFSYAFPKAVSVYFKELMKDFHVGYSDTAWISSIMLAMLYGTGPVCSIMVNQFGCRPVMLIGGLLASAGMILASFTTNIIELYLTAGVLTGLGMALNFQPSLIMLGTYFDKRRPLANGLAAAGSPVFLSSLSPLGQVLLEKFGWRGGFLIMGGLLLNCCTCGAVMRPLDMGMKRKMGKAQDKYEAKEMLPIGGKSEEGISTTDGTKKGKKAKKKPKKGKKLLDFSIFSNRGFIIYTISKFILVLGLFVPPILLVNYAKDTGVPDTEAAFLLSIIGFIDIFARPACGMVAGLKWVRPHVAYLFSFSMLFNGLTDICSARASNYTGLVIFCVFFGISYGMVGALQFEVLMAIVGSQKFSSAIGLVLLIEAFAVLIGPPSAGRLVDALKNYEVIFYLAGSEVVLSALFLGVASYCCLNRGKKEPPPENNPTAGAGSDTEEAESDVQEAEEHSSDNHQPAHSTDSAVVVASEEANHVAEEQRGEGGGCPAGDGEVLARDGCNADQMVERDSF, encoded by the exons ATGGGGAGACCTGACCCAGAAGAAGGGCAGCTCCCGGCTCCTGTGAAGCCCCCGGAtggtggctggggctggatcGTGCTCCTTGGCTGCTTTGTGATCACTGGCTTCTCCTATGCCTTCCCCAAAGCCGTCAGTGTCTACTTCAAGGAGCTCATGAAAGATTTCCACGTGGGCTACAGTGACACAGCCTGGATCTCTTCCATCATGCTGGCCATGCTCTATGGGACAG GACCAGTATGCAGCATCATGGTGAACCAGTTTGGCTGCCGGCCCGTGATGCTCATTGGCGGGCTGCTAGCTTCTGCTGGGATGATCCTGGCATCTTTCACCACCAACATCATCGAGCTTTATCTGACAGCTGGTGTGCTGACAG GGCTGGGTATGGCACTGAACTTCCAGCCCTCACTGATCATGCTGGGCACCTACTTTGACAAGCGCCGGCCTCTGGCCAATggactggctgctgctgggagccctgtcttcctctcctccctctctcctctggggcaagtgctgctggagaagttTGGCTGGCGAGGAGGGTTCCTTATCATGGGGGGCCTTCTGCTTAACTGCTGCACTTGTGGAGCAGTCATGAGACCCCTGGATATGGGCATGAAGAGGAAGATGGGGAAGGCTCAGGACAAATATGAAGCCAAGGAGATGCTGCCCATAGGAGGGAAGTCAGAGGAGGGAATCAGCACCACTGATGGAACCAAGAAAGGCAAGAAAGCCAAGAAGAAGcccaagaaaggaaagaagcttCTGGATTTTAGTATCTTCTCCAACCGAGGGTTTATCATTTACACGATTTCAAAGTTCATCCTGGTCCTGGGTCTCTTTGTGCCCCCCATACTGCTGGTCAACTATGCCAAGGACACAGGCGTCCCGGACACCGAGGCCGCGTTCTTGCTCTCCATCATCGGCTTCATAGATATCTTTGCCCGCCCAGCCTGTGGCATGGTGGCAGGGCTGAAGTGGGTCCGCCCTCACGTGGCCTATCTGTTCAGCTTCTCCATGCTCTTCAACGGCTTGACAGAcatctgcagtgccagggccagcAACTACACAGGGCTGGTCATCTTCTGCGTCTTCTTTGGCATCTCCTACGGCATGGTGGGGGCACTGCAGTTCGAGGTGCTGATGGCCATCGTCGGCTCCCAGAAGTTCTCCAGCGCCATCGGGCTGGTCCTGCTCATCGAGGCTTTTGCCGTGCTCATCGGCCCACCCTCTGCAG GCCGCCTGGTCGATGCTCTCAAGAACTATGAGGTGATCTTCTACCTGGCGGGCTCAGAGGTCGTGCTCTCCGCCCTCTTCCTGGGTGTGGCCAGCTACTGCTGCCTGAACCGAGGGAAGAAGGAGCCTCCCCCCGAGAACAACCCCACTGCGGGAGCGGGGAGCGACACCGAGGAAGCGGAGTCCGACGTGCAGGAAGCCGAGGAGCACAGCAGCGACAACCACCAGCCGGCCCACAGCACCGACAGCGCCGTGGTGGTGGCCAGCGAGGAGGCCAACCATGTGGCAGAGGAGCAGCGAGGGGAGGGAGGCGGCTGTCCCGCAGGGGACGGGGAGGTGCTGGCACGGGACGGCTGCAACGCTGACCAGATGGTGGAGAGGGACAGTTTCTAG